A window of Lytechinus variegatus isolate NC3 chromosome 15, Lvar_3.0, whole genome shotgun sequence contains these coding sequences:
- the LOC121428356 gene encoding uncharacterized protein LOC121428356 — translation MSTRAKSRGKKKQKTSKVGERAPSPVPPPPQCPRSPSPPPEDLPGADEVPGPSQPRDDKAEKKKEKRPRKSFTLKPDQEDNAFEWLAENELSRRLSWPSTACSYRYALPWSGPLHCMASLGMFREKASSPTMKYGTSWVSLGKGSGFGQTIMSPFSRPCFSSLWSYI, via the exons ATGTCAACAAGAGCCAAATCAAGaggaaagaagaaacaaaagacAAGCAAAGTTGGAGAGAGGGCTCCGTCACCAGTACCACCTCCTCCACAATGCCCAAGGTCACCGAGTCCACCTCCAGAAGACCTCCCTGGCGCCGATGAGGTCCCTGGTCCAAGTCAGCCTAGAGATGACAAAgctgaaaagaagaaagagaagaggcCACGAAAGAGCTTCACCCTCAAACCCGACCAAGAAGATAATGCCTTCGAATGGTTAGCAGAAAATGAGCTTT CTCGACGACTCTCCTGGCCCTCGACAGCCTGTAGTTATAGATACGCTCTTCCCTGGTCAGGGCCTTTGCACTGTATGGCTTCATTAGGTATGTTCAGAGAGAAAGCATCGTCGCCCACAATGAAGTATGGGACATCTTGGGTGTCATTGGGTAAGGGATCTGGATTTGGCCAAACCATAATGTCGCCGTTCTCGAGACCTTGCTTCAGCTCACTTTGGTCGTATATTTGA